In Takifugu rubripes chromosome 22, fTakRub1.2, whole genome shotgun sequence, the genomic window TGCTTGGTGTCCAGGGGGCTGACCTGACAGAGCATCATAGAAATCCTCTTCAGTGAGCGTTCTGGGGGCGGACGACCTCCTGCTGCTACGGATGGACTCcttcagctcctgctgctctgaagcCAAGATCTGCAGGGCCTCCGTCAGAGCTTTgttcttctccacctcctgctccaaCTTCAGACTCCACACCTGCGACAGGACAACAGTGTGGCGATGATGACTGCGCGCGTAGAAACCAGTGCTGCCGGCCCGACTCTGATTGATACGGAGGATCTGCTCTGCCACACGCTGTGTCTGAGGTGTAGATGACAGTTCTTTGTTATGAACCTGAACGCGGATCTGGTTCCCTCCAGCCCGGAACCAAACACCACAGTCTCTGTAGCCCAGGATTGAGTGTCCCTCCAGAGACATTTGAGCCGTTCCTCCAGATCAGCGTTCCTAATGTCGgacggctgctgctggaggttcaTAATGGTGCAAATACCCTCGGAGCAGTGGAAAGTGCTCCGGCTACACGTGGAAGGAGAACACAGGCCGACACATGACGCGTGTCAGACAGACGTATAGAGGAAGCTACGAGTTGAGCTATAAGTTTAACAGCTCGGGAAAGAGAAACGCCGTCACTGTCCGCAGAAAGTGCCGTTTGGGAGCCCGTGGCAGGCACTTGGCTCCAGAGCCCATCCAGGGACAGAAGCCTTTTGTTGTGTAACCCAGCCAGCTCCCTCGCTCTCGCTACATCCTCTCGCCTGAGCGCAAACTGTGCTATTTTAAGCCCAGCCGGAGCTTGTGTGCAGCCACTGCTGCTGGGGTCTGTGAGGAAAGCTTCTCTTTGGTCAACACCCCAAAGGGTAGAGCTTTAATTATGTAAGATTGGTTTCCTCTCCTAAGGAAGCAATCTATAGCTAATAAGCAAAAAAAGGAGAAGCATCCGAGCTGGAGCACGAGCTGATAAAGGCAATAGATCCAATGTGAGGATCTGTGAGGAGAGAGCATTTATTTGGGTTTATCGAGCGCCAGTGTGACCTCCTCCCTTCGCTCATGTATTAAATGGCTGTTAGTGGGCGAGAACCTCGTGGTGAAAACAGACGCCGCTTTTCTCCGGCCATCGTGGCAACGCGGAGCGACACTTCCCTTATCTGTGCTTCCGTGCCTCCGTTAGTTTTCCTGACAGGTGTGGCTGCCAAAGGTTTATGAACGAATCCGTTTTCATCACAACCCACGAGAGGCTCTGTCCAGAAGcatccacctgcagctcaatCTTCCCGAGGACAcgtgaggctgctgcagacagcAAGAGTCTCCCCTTTAACTCCCACAGCGCCTGAACGACTGATGCTCCACTTCTGCTGAAGGGAAACGCTGTAAAAATCTTATTTACGGAGCATTTGAACGACTGCAAAGTGTGTAATCGCCAGCAAAGAGGAGCATCAGCGGTGGGAGAGTATGAATGTGGGATTAGAGTTAATACTGTCTAATACAGCCAAACTCTGCAGAGTGTAAAATTATAATCCAGTTAGTAAATGTGGGCACAGTAAAGGCTGGAATTGTCAGGTGGACTGTGACACGTCCTGCGTGCTATCTTAGCATGCTGGCtagttttacacacaaattTACGACTTTCAGTGGAACTTGAGGGATGAGCTTCTCCATAATGATGCTGGAATATTCCCTGACACAGGAGAGCagctgccgccccccccccccaacatacacacaccataTGGTCTGTGCCCACAGCGCTATGTAAACATGTAAAAAGCCATACTGCTTTCTCTCCTCATGCAGAATTATAGGCAGCTGATTCGCAGGCCAGCTGATTAGATTCTATAGTAATATTAAAGCTTAATTTCCACATTAGTCAGAGTTAAGGTCAGAAAGAGACGCAGAGCTACAAATGATGTAACCAGCAAACACTACCAAGTTCAAATAAAAACTTTAAAGCACTTAAATCTATAGAAACGACTTCAGCCTGTGAGCAAACCGCGTTCACCTGTACAAAAGCTTCAGATTGAACAATTCAGACACAAGCTTGAGTAGAAAACATGAGAATAAAAAGCACAATACGCTCGAGGAAACTTCAGCACATCTCCGGCACACAGGGAGGCAGCCACGTCCACCGACGGCCTCTAAAgctaaaacacaacacaaacgcaGGAACAAATCTTTGCTCTGTACCTGAGTGGAGACGCGTTGTGAGTGGCGACACCGTCTCTGCTCCCTGCCGTGGCTGCCAGCGTGTTTTTACTAGCTAGGTCTGTGAATATGCCCGCGCTGCACTTATCTCACTCAGTGCACAGCCTTTCCTGAGAGAGGGTGGATTCTAGTCTcgctgcgcgcgtgtgtgtgtgtgtgtgtgtgtgtgtgtgtggagctgatCTCCAAGATGAATGCAGACCTAAGCATAAAAGCGGATCTTGCGTGTCCTTCCCACAGATATCTGAGTGATTATCACATGGTCCCCCTGCACATTCAAGGACACCACACATGCACTGGGACACCTACATGAACTTAGAACCTCACTGGTGTAACAGAACAGGAGATTTTCTGCCAGGGGGAGGGCAGACAACAGACAACAACTGTGTCAAATGACCAGGAGCTTCTAGAAGTATGACAAGTGCAGTTGTAGGAAGACCTTCACCCACCTCCTCTTGTTTGGACAGCTGTTCCAGGCACTGTTGGAGGACAGCACAGGTTTCACTGGACAGGTTACAGGTTTCCTTGGCTTTTAGTAACAGGGGGGCAGAAACGGCTGTGGAGAGGCCAAAACAGAGCGATCAGAACTCAGCGCCATCTGCTGATCGTTGAACGAAACTGCACATTACTCTGTGACTTCCAAACAAAAtaatcagagaagagcaggaaggaagaggTTCTCCAGCTCAGGGGCTTGAACCACTTTTAGGTTGGACCACGCTAAAGCTAACAATCAAAATAATCTCTAATAACCAAAACCCTGATGTTATTTTTGActcatcctgctcctctcaggtaGAAACAGGAGTCCTACCACAGATCTCCTCGTTCTTCACCATTGATACAAAAACCGACACTTCGCtctccagtttctgctgcaAAAGGTTGGCTTCCTGTGCACAGAAGACGATTACAAAGACTGCACTCTACCTCAACAAGAATCTCCTCTGGAGGTCTGCAGCTTGTTTTACCTGGAGTACATGTGTCAGAGTCCTCCCTGTCTTCAGGACGTCCCCGTTTGCAGCCTCAGTAAACTTCTCCTCTGTGTAGTGATGAGTGCTAAAGGAGGAGTGTGCCTCAAAAGCATCCAACCATTTCTAAAGGGGAGAGATCGAGGGGAGGTTGAATACGTCAGTAGGAAGAAAGAAGCATCAGCCAGAGGTGACGCTCCTCTCACCTTTCTTGTTGCCAATGAATTTGTCCTTGAGGCCACCTTAAAATAAAGCACAGAGTCATCAAAGCACCGGAGCATGAAGAAGCAATGATCCCATGGTTTGATCTGAAAGCACAAAGCAAAACTGTAGTACAGAGGTGAATAATGGCTATATTGAAAGGCTGTAGAACAGCGCGGCTGCCTACCATGCAGGAGGCCTGTGTTAGAGACTTGCAGCCCTGCTTCCTAACTCCAGCCTGGGCGTCAGCCCTGGAAACACAAGAGAACAGGCGGAGAACCTGGCACGATCCGCTCAGATCATTGGAGGCTCGTGAAGAGGCCAATCTTTTGCCTAAAGAGTTTAGCTAACATGTGTAGGTTAGCTCACTGTCTGTGGTACCAGGACACGCTTCCGTCTTCAATCACCACCCAGTGGCGACGCCACCCAAGAAAACGCGAACTCTGTCgcagaaaataaagaaacacaaCTGAAATGAAGATGTGATAAAGATTTGGTGTGTGGAAGGACTGAAACCAGAGATATCAGACATCCAATCCAAAGCGGAGTGGAACAAAAAGGTTCTGTTGATATGGTGACAAATCAAGTGTGGACAGAACGCACTTCAGCATCTGGGTACCTTCCAGAGAGGACCTTCAATCTTCTGCACCCCTCTCTTCAGATCCTTcgcagaggaagagggaataCAACATTTTATCCACTGGCTAATACAATAAACCTAAAAAACCTtcaaaaaaaacttttttttttttttgaaccaAAGATGCGACTTACCTTCAAACTAAAGACATACACCTGTAAATAATGCTTGGGGCTTATCCAATCATTTTTAGTAATTCCCGTGATGACTTAAATAATAAGACAACCTGATAAATAGAAACGATGATGTATTATACGTTCTTACTTTGGCCTGATACGCCACTAGGATCAGCCTCAGCTCCTCACTACGGACCAGGTCTGTGGctgtctgacctgcagcacaAGGATCCAGTCTACTCCAGTCATAATACAGCCCTCCGAGTGTTTAAGGGTCAGGCGATTTACCGTTGTTGTTTCTAATACAAGGATCTGCTCCAGACTGGAGCAGCTTTATGATGCATTGCTTCTGCCCCCTGTAGGCTGCACAGTGTAGTGGAGTATTCCCCACAGAGTCCCTGCACTCCAGATTTGGAGCTTCTTTCTCATTGAGCTGCAGATAACAAGACAACAAGCAACACAAAACAGCGCAGGTGAGgcagaaagtgtgtttttctgtgtggtttTTGGTGGGAAAGGGTGGCACAGACGTCCTCAGACCATGTTAGAGAGAGCGGAGATGTCCCCTTCCCTGGCCGCTTCCAGAAGcttcccctcctttctcctcatctctctcctctccgcaGCTGCAGCAAAAAAGAGACGCTTGGAGGGAACAAAGGCAAATAACTGACAGTGCTCGAAGGGGAGAAAACTCATCATTTGGTACCCTCAAGCATTGTAATGATTTCATCATCTTCAGTCCCATCTTTGGAGATTTGGGCCGCTCCATTGATTATACTGGACGAGGCGTCGTACCGCAGCAGCGACAGGACGATCTCCTTCAGGAGCCAAAGCAAAGGATTAAAAGAAGCCTGTGACAAAGACTGCACCTTTAATTATGACCGGTgaagaaaatgtgtgtgagGTGATGGTGAATAGAGGCGATTACCTTCCTGCCAGCACGGGCTGCCTTGTGCAGAGGTGTGTCCCCCACGTTGTCCTGCACATTaacaccagcaccagcctgCAGGAAAGGCCAGACAACCATCGAGTCTTTCCAACGAGGTCACGGGGCCGGCTGCGTTGGGCCCCAGCGTCCTCGTCTTACCTTCAGCAACTCCTCCACAACATCCTTGTGTCCACAGTGGCAGGCCAGGTGCAGGGGCGTCCACCCCAGAGCGTCCGTGGACCGAGCTGAAGACAAACAGGGCGTCCTCGGAGGGCCAACGGGGATGAGAGAATAACAGAGGGCTTTGACTTACATTTGCAGTTGACATTCAGAGAAATGCTCTGCTGGGCtctcagctggaggagacccTGGATTTGGGGGAGGTTTCCCACTTTAGCATTGAAGGTGAGCTGGTCCTCAGGTGTGTCTTCCTCCATCACCACCCTGGCTCAATAACCAACGCTCCAAACTAAGAGGAGGACATGGAGAGACGAGACTGTCAGAGTTTACACGAGTTTACACC contains:
- the LOC101070716 gene encoding oxysterol-binding protein-related protein 1-like isoform X1, which codes for MEEDTPEDQLTFNAKVGNLPQIQGLLQLRAQQSISLNVNCKSRSTDALGWTPLHLACHCGHKDVVEELLKAGAGVNVQDNVGDTPLHKAARAGRKEIVLSLLRYDASSSIINGAAQISKDGTEDDEIITMLEAAERREMRRKEGKLLEAAREGDISALSNMLNEKEAPNLECRDSVGNTPLHCAAYRGQKQCIIKLLQSGADPCIRNNNGQTATDLVRSEELRLILVAYQAKDLKRGVQKIEGPLWKSSRFLGWRRHWVVIEDGSVSWYHRQADAQAGVRKQGCKSLTQASCMIKPWDHCFFMLRCFDDSVLYFKVASRTNSLATRKKWLDAFEAHSSFSTHHYTEEKFTEAANGDVLKTGRTLTHVLQEANLLQQKLESEVSVFVSMVKNEEICAVSAPLLLKAKETCNLSSETCAVLQQCLEQLSKQEEVWSLKLEQEVEKNKALTEALQILASEQQELKESIRSSRRSSAPRTLTEEDFYDALSDSESELSVSDFLSIASQSFEEDEGRDSPLLCHPSALRAPSRMSGEGNHGNQPTQRTGDEKHRTCLPAPMFSRNDVSIWSILKKCIGMELSKIAMPVIFNEPLSFLQRLSEYMEHTHLIHRANTTTDSIERMKCVAAFAVSAVASQWERTGKPFNPLLGETFELIKEDLGFRWVSEQVSHHPPVSAFQAEGLKEDFVFHGSIYPKLKFWGKSIEAEPRGVITLELPKYNEAYTWTNPTCCVHNIIVGQLWIEQYGNVEVLNHKTGDRCNITFKPCGLFGKELHKVEGYILDKSKQKLCAIYGKWTECLYTIDAATFDAHKRTDKKSSEDRKTNKRNSVDEEPEEMPPPDAETVQVIPGSELIWKITPRPENSAKFYAFSTFAMQLNALEKSMEGVIPPTDSRLRPDIRALENGDIDVASAEKKRLEEKQRMARKHRSKSTEEWKTRNAALGSRWFHQGPNPHNKAQDWLYLKGYWDRNFTHLPDIY
- the LOC101070716 gene encoding oxysterol-binding protein-related protein 1-like isoform X2 — its product is MEEDTPEDQLTFNAKVGNLPQIQGLLQLRAQQSISLNVNCKSRSTDALGWTPLHLACHCGHKDVVEELLKAGAGVNVQDNVGDTPLHKAARAGRKEIVLSLLRYDASSSIINGAAQISKDGTEDDEIITMLEAAERREMRRKEGKLLEAAREGDISALSNMLNEKEAPNLECRDSVGNTPLHCAAYRGQKQCIIKLLQSGADPCIRNNNGQTATDLVRSEELRLILVAYQAKDLKRGVQKIEGPLWKSSRFLGWRRHWVVIEDGSVSWYHRQADAQAGVRKQGCKSLTQASCMIKPWDHCFFMLRCFDDSVLYFKVASRTNSLATRKKWLDAFEAHSSFSTHHYTEEKFTEAANGDVLKTGRTLTHVLQEANLLQQKLESEVSVFVSMVKNEEICAVSAPLLLKAKETCNLSSETCAVLQQCLEQLSKQEEVWSLKLEQEVEKNKALTEALQILASEQQELKESIRSSRRSSAPRTLTEEDFYDALSDSESELSVSDFLSIASQSFEEDEGRDSPLLCHPSALRAPSRMSGEGNHGNQPTQRTGDEKHRTCLPAPMFSRNDVSIWSILKKCIGMELSKIAMPVIFNEPLSFLQRLSEYMEHTHLIHRANTTTDSIERMKCVAAFAVSAVASQWERTGKPFNPLLGETFELIKEDLGFRWVSEQVSHHPPVSAFQAEGLKEDFVFHGSIYPKLKFWGKSIEAEPRGVITLELPKYNEAYTWTNPTCCVHNIIVGQLWIEQYGNVEVLNHKTGDRCNITFKPCGLFGKELHKVEGYILDKSKQKLCAIYGKWTECLYTIDAATFDAHKRTDKKSSEDRKTNKRNSVDEEPEEMPPPDAETVQVIPGSELIWKITPRPENSAKFYAFSTFAMQLNALEKSMEGVIPPTDSRLRPDIRALENGDIDVASAEKKRLEEKQRMARKHRSKSTEEWKTRWFHQGPNPHNKAQDWLYLKGYWDRNFTHLPDIY